A genomic segment from Stenotrophomonas maltophilia encodes:
- the rlmB gene encoding 23S rRNA (guanosine(2251)-2'-O)-methyltransferase RlmB, with protein MSKNSQWIVGVNAVASSIENDAENVREVLVEAGAKNPRLTEIEENARRKGIDVRKVNSQALDGVGGSVRHQGVAARYAAARTYSENELEGLVTAAEGKALLLVLDEVQDPHNLGACLRSAAAAGATAVIIPKDKSATVNATVRKTSAGAADLIPVVAVTNLSRCLKDLQKQGVWIYGLAGEATASLYQLDLKGNIALVLGGEADGLRRLTRENCDGLVKIPMPGEIESLNVSVAAGVSLFEAVRQRG; from the coding sequence ATGAGCAAGAACAGCCAGTGGATCGTCGGCGTCAACGCCGTCGCCTCCTCCATCGAGAACGACGCCGAGAACGTCCGCGAAGTGCTGGTCGAGGCCGGTGCGAAGAACCCGCGCCTGACCGAGATCGAGGAAAACGCCCGCCGCAAGGGCATCGACGTGCGCAAGGTGAACAGCCAGGCGCTGGACGGTGTCGGCGGTTCGGTGCGCCACCAGGGCGTGGCCGCGCGCTATGCCGCCGCCCGCACCTACAGCGAGAACGAGCTGGAAGGCCTGGTCACTGCGGCAGAGGGCAAGGCCCTGCTGCTGGTGCTGGATGAGGTGCAGGACCCGCACAACCTGGGTGCCTGCCTGCGTTCGGCTGCTGCGGCCGGTGCGACTGCAGTGATCATCCCCAAGGACAAGTCGGCCACGGTCAATGCCACCGTGCGCAAGACCTCGGCCGGTGCCGCCGATCTCATCCCGGTGGTGGCGGTGACCAACCTGTCGCGCTGCCTGAAGGACCTGCAGAAGCAGGGCGTGTGGATCTATGGCCTGGCCGGCGAAGCCACCGCGTCGCTGTACCAGCTGGACCTGAAGGGCAATATCGCACTGGTGCTGGGCGGCGAAGCCGATGGCCTGCGCCGCTTGACCCGCGAGAACTGCGATGGCCTGGTCAAGATCCCGATGCCGGGCGAGATCGAGAGCCTGAATGTCTCCGTCGCTGCCGGCGTCAGTCTGTTTGAGGCCGTACGCCAGCGCGGTTGA
- a CDS encoding efflux transporter outer membrane subunit: protein MKMMTRQPFPASSRLLLAGAVLLALSGCASVGRYPVSDPDVAAQYGRGDATLNAPADDPRSSLDTPGRDIRQDTWWTGFGDERLDRLVAQALAANSDLAAAGLAVQRSRLQAGLASNALWPQPSSSGVSGNANRATDQADDWRRSYSTGVSLGWEVDLWGRLRTQRDIARWEAEASEEDRQNTALLVISDTITQYWNLAYLNQSIATGQANLERLERTRELVQARFDAGAVSRLEVRQALQNLQSQRSSQSALEQQRVEVRNALTVLLDGTPWPQQDEPQDLLGARSPGISEGLPTDLLGRRPDLRAAELRLRNSLKTIKVTATQYYPALSLTGSLGSSATSLGDVLRNPVATLGAGLSLPFLNLQRAQLDTDIAGTAYQIAATNFRKTLYTALSEVDNALSAREQLVRQVAASQASYDEAVEVERAQEVRYRVGATDLRTWLEAQQTRRDAELSLARVRQGQLNNDVTLFKALGGSAG, encoded by the coding sequence ATGAAGATGATGACCCGACAGCCCTTCCCTGCCTCCTCGCGCCTGCTGCTGGCCGGTGCCGTTCTGCTCGCCCTGTCCGGCTGCGCGTCGGTCGGCCGTTATCCGGTGAGCGACCCCGACGTGGCGGCCCAGTATGGGCGCGGCGATGCCACCCTCAACGCGCCGGCCGACGACCCGCGCAGCAGCCTGGATACACCGGGCCGCGACATCCGCCAGGACACCTGGTGGACCGGTTTCGGCGATGAACGCCTGGACCGCCTGGTGGCGCAGGCGCTGGCCGCGAACAGCGATCTGGCCGCTGCCGGCCTGGCCGTGCAGCGTTCGCGCCTGCAGGCCGGCCTGGCCAGCAACGCGCTGTGGCCGCAGCCTTCATCATCCGGCGTCAGCGGCAATGCCAACCGCGCCACCGACCAGGCCGACGACTGGCGCCGCAGCTATTCCACCGGCGTCTCGCTGGGCTGGGAAGTGGACCTGTGGGGCCGCCTGCGCACCCAGCGCGACATCGCCCGCTGGGAAGCCGAAGCCAGCGAGGAAGACCGACAGAACACCGCCCTGCTGGTGATCAGCGACACCATCACCCAGTACTGGAACCTGGCCTACCTCAACCAGTCGATTGCCACCGGCCAGGCCAACCTGGAGCGCCTGGAACGCACCCGCGAACTGGTGCAGGCGCGCTTCGACGCCGGCGCGGTATCGCGCCTGGAAGTGCGCCAGGCGCTGCAGAACCTGCAGTCGCAGCGATCCTCGCAGAGTGCACTGGAGCAGCAGCGGGTGGAGGTACGCAATGCACTGACCGTGCTGCTGGACGGCACACCCTGGCCACAACAGGACGAACCGCAGGACCTGCTGGGCGCACGCAGCCCGGGCATCAGCGAAGGCCTGCCGACCGACCTGCTCGGCCGCCGTCCCGACCTGCGCGCGGCCGAACTTCGCCTGCGCAACAGCCTGAAGACCATCAAGGTCACCGCCACCCAGTACTACCCGGCGCTGAGCCTCACGGGCAGCCTCGGTTCCAGCGCGACCTCGCTGGGCGATGTGCTGCGCAACCCGGTGGCCACGCTGGGCGCCGGCCTGTCGCTGCCGTTCCTCAACCTGCAGCGCGCGCAGCTGGACACCGATATCGCCGGCACTGCCTACCAGATCGCCGCCACCAACTTCCGCAAGACGCTGTACACCGCGCTCTCGGAAGTGGACAACGCGCTGTCGGCGCGCGAGCAGCTGGTGCGCCAGGTGGCGGCCTCGCAGGCCTCGTACGACGAAGCAGTGGAAGTGGAGCGCGCGCAGGAAGTGCGTTACCGCGTGGGTGCCACCGATCTGCGCACCTGGCTGGAAGCGCAGCAGACCCGGCGTGATGCCGAGCTGTCGCTGGCGCGCGTGCGCCAGGGCCAGCTGAACAACGACGTGACCCTGTTCAAGGCACTGGGTGGCAGCGCGGGGTGA
- a CDS encoding MacB family efflux pump subunit: protein MSTTAPLLRLRDLRREFPAGDDVIAVLRDVNLDIHAGEMVAIVGQSGSGKSTLMNILGCLDRPTRGSYQVAGRETGKMEPDELAELRREHFGFIFQRYHLLGDLDARGNVEVPAVYAGSPGPVRNARAEQLLQRLGLSDRMHHKPGQLSGGQQQRVSIARALMNGGEVILADEPTGALDTKSGEEVMAILGELHAEGHTIIIVTHDMSVAEHAQRIIEIRDGEIIADRANPNAPTYRAQREASTGVARGNSWRAARDRFTEAFRMALLAMNAHRLRTFLTMLGIIIGIASVVSVVALGNGSQQQILQNISALGTNTIDVYPGRGFGDMRSARVQTLKASDADALAKQSYVDSATPSVSTSVTARYRNQSSTAQVSGVGEQFFRVKGVTLLSGSFFDADAVKGLGQVAVIDENTQTQFFPDIDPVGQVILLGNVPARVVGVAKRQSFGFGGSTSLSVWVPYTTVMSRMLGQSHVSSITVRVGDDTPMDAAQEAITRLLTLRHGTEDFFLSNSAEIRQTIEQTTRTMTLLIGAIAAIALLVGGIGVMNIMLVSVTERTREIGVRMAVGARQSDIRQQFLIEAVLVCLLGGVLGIGLALLLGSMIGRFASDFQVLFSTASIVAAFACSTLIGVAFGFLPARNAAQLDPVEALARE, encoded by the coding sequence ATGAGCACGACGGCGCCGCTGCTGCGCCTGCGCGACCTGCGACGTGAATTCCCGGCCGGCGATGATGTGATCGCCGTGCTGCGCGACGTCAATCTCGACATCCACGCCGGTGAGATGGTGGCCATCGTCGGCCAGTCCGGCTCGGGCAAATCGACGCTGATGAACATCCTCGGCTGCCTCGATCGTCCTACCCGTGGCAGCTACCAGGTGGCCGGCCGCGAAACCGGGAAGATGGAACCGGACGAACTGGCCGAACTGCGCCGTGAGCATTTCGGCTTCATCTTCCAGCGCTACCACCTGCTGGGTGACCTGGATGCGCGCGGCAACGTGGAAGTGCCGGCGGTGTATGCGGGCAGCCCCGGCCCGGTGCGCAACGCGCGTGCCGAGCAACTGCTGCAGCGGCTGGGCCTGAGCGACCGCATGCATCACAAGCCGGGCCAGCTGTCCGGTGGCCAGCAGCAGCGCGTGTCGATCGCACGTGCCCTGATGAACGGCGGCGAGGTGATCCTGGCCGACGAACCGACCGGTGCGCTCGACACGAAATCCGGCGAGGAAGTGATGGCGATCCTCGGTGAGCTGCATGCCGAAGGCCACACCATCATCATCGTCACCCACGACATGAGCGTGGCCGAGCACGCGCAGCGCATCATCGAGATCCGCGACGGCGAGATCATCGCCGACCGCGCCAACCCGAATGCGCCGACCTACCGTGCACAGCGCGAGGCCAGCACCGGCGTGGCCCGCGGCAACAGCTGGCGGGCGGCCCGTGACCGCTTCACCGAGGCATTCCGCATGGCCCTGCTGGCGATGAACGCACATCGGCTGCGCACCTTCCTGACCATGCTCGGCATCATCATCGGCATCGCCTCGGTGGTCTCGGTGGTGGCGCTGGGCAATGGCTCGCAGCAGCAGATCCTGCAGAACATCAGCGCACTCGGCACCAATACGATCGACGTCTATCCCGGCCGCGGTTTCGGCGACATGCGCTCGGCACGGGTGCAGACACTCAAGGCCAGCGATGCCGATGCACTGGCAAAGCAGAGCTACGTGGACAGCGCCACCCCCAGCGTTTCGACCTCGGTCACCGCGCGTTACCGCAACCAGTCGTCCACCGCCCAGGTCAGTGGCGTCGGCGAGCAGTTCTTCCGGGTCAAGGGCGTGACCCTGCTCAGCGGCAGCTTCTTCGATGCCGATGCGGTGAAGGGGCTGGGCCAGGTGGCGGTGATCGACGAGAACACCCAGACCCAGTTCTTCCCCGATATCGATCCGGTCGGCCAGGTGATCCTGCTCGGCAACGTGCCGGCACGCGTGGTCGGCGTGGCCAAGCGCCAGAGCTTCGGCTTCGGTGGCAGCACCAGCCTCAGCGTGTGGGTGCCGTACACCACGGTGATGTCGCGCATGCTCGGCCAGAGCCACGTGTCCAGCATCACCGTGCGCGTGGGCGACGACACCCCGATGGATGCCGCGCAGGAAGCGATCACCCGCCTGTTGACCCTGCGCCACGGCACCGAGGACTTCTTCCTCAGCAACAGCGCCGAGATCCGCCAGACCATCGAGCAGACCACGCGCACGATGACCCTGCTGATCGGCGCCATCGCCGCCATCGCACTGCTGGTCGGTGGTATCGGCGTGATGAACATCATGCTGGTATCGGTAACCGAGCGCACCCGCGAGATCGGGGTGCGCATGGCGGTGGGTGCACGGCAGAGTGATATCCGCCAGCAGTTCCTGATCGAAGCGGTGCTGGTGTGCCTGCTCGGCGGCGTGCTCGGCATTGGCCTGGCTCTGCTGCTGGGCTCGATGATCGGCCGCTTCGCCAGCGACTTCCAGGTGCTGTTCTCCACCGCCTCGATCGTCGCCGCCTTCGCCTGCTCGACCCTGATCGGCGTGGCGTTCGGCTTCCTGCCCGCGCGCAACGCCGCGCAGCTCGACCCGGTGGAGGCCCTGGCCCGCGAATGA
- a CDS encoding efflux RND transporter periplasmic adaptor subunit, producing MTFRLLPATRRSRLILIALLALIIAATAWWLLRKPAAPAVATSPVSRGDIEQTVDATGVIDAYKLVSVGAQASGQIKSLKVQLGDTVKEGDLIAEIDATTQQNQVLNAQASLDQVTAQRAVQQATLRQAELEFARQQQMLAAEATSRQEYDAAEAQLKTARAQLQSYEAQIKGRETELGTARANLAYTRITAPMDGTVVAVVAEEGRTVNANQTAPTIVMLARLDVVTVNAEISEADVVKIKAGMPVYFTTLGDPDRKYHATLRQINPAPASIANENSSSSSSSSSSSSSSAVYYNALFDVENPDGTLRIDMTAQVSVLLKQAKGVLMVPAVALGPKRRGDERMVRVLDDKGQPQPRKVTVGINNGASAEILSGLKEGERVVVGEAGAAGASAGGGNRGGMQMRVGGPGMGRR from the coding sequence GTGACGTTCCGCCTGCTGCCCGCGACTCGCCGGAGTCGCCTGATACTGATCGCCCTGCTTGCCCTGATCATCGCCGCGACCGCCTGGTGGCTGCTGCGCAAGCCCGCCGCCCCGGCGGTGGCCACCTCGCCGGTCAGCCGCGGTGACATCGAGCAGACGGTGGATGCCACCGGCGTGATCGACGCCTACAAGCTGGTCAGCGTCGGTGCGCAGGCCTCGGGCCAGATCAAGTCGCTGAAGGTGCAGCTGGGCGACACCGTGAAGGAAGGCGACCTGATCGCCGAGATCGACGCCACTACCCAGCAGAACCAGGTGCTCAACGCGCAGGCCTCGCTGGACCAGGTCACCGCCCAGCGCGCCGTGCAGCAGGCCACCCTGCGCCAGGCCGAACTGGAATTCGCGCGCCAGCAGCAGATGCTGGCCGCCGAGGCCACCTCGCGCCAGGAATACGATGCCGCCGAGGCGCAGCTGAAGACCGCCCGTGCCCAGCTGCAGTCCTACGAGGCGCAGATCAAGGGCCGCGAAACCGAGTTGGGCACGGCCCGCGCCAACCTGGCCTACACCCGCATCACCGCGCCGATGGATGGCACCGTGGTGGCGGTGGTGGCCGAGGAGGGTCGCACGGTGAACGCCAACCAGACCGCACCGACCATCGTCATGCTGGCGCGGCTGGATGTGGTCACCGTCAATGCCGAGATCTCCGAGGCCGACGTGGTCAAGATCAAGGCCGGCATGCCGGTGTACTTCACCACCCTGGGTGACCCCGACCGCAAGTACCACGCCACGCTGCGCCAGATCAATCCGGCGCCTGCCTCGATCGCCAATGAAAACTCGTCCAGTTCCAGCAGCTCCTCCAGTTCCAGCTCCAGCAGCGCGGTCTACTACAACGCGCTGTTCGACGTGGAGAACCCGGACGGCACGCTGCGCATCGACATGACCGCGCAGGTCTCGGTGCTGCTCAAGCAGGCCAAGGGCGTGCTGATGGTGCCGGCGGTGGCACTGGGGCCGAAGCGCCGGGGCGACGAGCGCATGGTGCGGGTGCTGGACGACAAGGGCCAGCCGCAGCCGCGCAAGGTCACTGTGGGCATCAACAACGGCGCCTCGGCCGAGATCCTGTCCGGCCTGAAGGAAGGCGAGCGCGTAGTGGTCGGCGAAGCCGGTGCGGCCGGTGCCAGCGCCGGCGGCGGCAACCGCGGCGGCATGCAGATGCGGGTCGGCGGCCCGGGTATGGGGCGCCGATGA
- a CDS encoding response regulator, giving the protein METENPMHRLLIVDDDNDIRTLLAEQLGRAGYQVSTAADGTAMRQLLDREHVDLIVLDLNLPREDGLTLCRDLRARSNTPVIMLTARAEPIDRVLGLEMGADDYLAKPFEPRELLARIRNVLRRTEALPANLEPLAVRRARFSRWVFDLEHRHLVDPDDRVVVLSGAEFRLLRVFIAHANKVLSREQLVALSSGRNYEAQDRAIDLQVSRLRNKLGDDGGPDGLIKTVRNEGYVLASSVNLE; this is encoded by the coding sequence ATGGAGACTGAAAACCCGATGCATCGACTGCTGATCGTCGACGACGACAACGACATCCGCACGCTGCTGGCCGAGCAGCTCGGCCGTGCCGGCTACCAGGTGAGCACCGCGGCCGATGGCACCGCCATGCGCCAGCTGCTGGACCGCGAGCACGTGGACCTGATCGTGCTGGACCTCAACCTGCCGCGCGAGGATGGCCTGACCCTGTGCCGTGACCTGCGTGCGCGTTCGAATACGCCGGTGATCATGCTGACCGCACGCGCCGAGCCGATCGACCGCGTGCTGGGCCTGGAAATGGGCGCCGACGACTACCTGGCCAAGCCGTTCGAGCCACGCGAGCTGCTGGCACGCATCCGCAACGTGCTGCGCCGGACCGAGGCGCTGCCCGCCAATCTGGAGCCGCTGGCGGTACGCCGCGCGCGCTTCTCGCGTTGGGTATTCGACCTTGAGCATCGCCACCTGGTCGATCCGGATGACCGCGTGGTGGTGCTGTCCGGCGCCGAATTCCGTCTGCTGCGGGTGTTCATCGCCCACGCCAACAAGGTTCTGTCGCGCGAGCAGCTGGTCGCGCTCAGCAGCGGCCGCAATTACGAGGCACAGGATCGCGCGATCGACCTGCAGGTCAGCCGCCTGCGCAACAAGCTGGGCGACGATGGTGGCCCCGATGGACTGATCAAGACCGTACGCAACGAGGGCTACGTGCTGGCCTCGTCGGTCAACCTGGAATAA
- a CDS encoding ATP-binding protein produces the protein MKRLRHFLSSMVGRLFVILLLGMAVAAIGATMLATSKRQQEFERQNLNRIADRLQGYVNLLDGNPELRDRLLAIGGPSVRALQPGARLGRADTALMEVLEDRPGPVSRAHVHFASFRSCIPKLQDLLPPPPPGHRRPPRERDPAFIPPKCRAVDVTLNDGTLLKLALDSPAVAHNGILAVDPWFLTLLVLAIAVLAYIVARMASAPLQELAAAAEDLGDDLQRDPLPLRGPREVQRAAEAFNAMQHRLQRHLAERTQMLAAITHDLQTPLTRLRLRLENVSDEALRERLIGDLAAMQALVREGLELARSAESAEQRAALDLDSLLESIVEDTAEGGADVVFEGGSGSVLMLRPLAMHRLFSNLVDNAVMYAQRARVRVERSGGAITVVVADDGPGLAEEQLEAVFDPFVRVETSRSRQTGGAGLGLTIARALAEKDGARLWLRNRAEGGLEAVVQWPASAQVVAPGRAG, from the coding sequence ATGAAGCGCCTGCGCCATTTCCTGTCCTCGATGGTCGGGCGGTTGTTCGTGATCCTGCTGCTGGGCATGGCGGTGGCTGCGATCGGTGCGACCATGCTGGCCACCTCAAAGCGCCAGCAGGAGTTCGAGCGGCAGAACCTGAACCGCATCGCCGACCGCCTGCAGGGCTACGTCAACCTGCTGGACGGCAATCCGGAGCTGCGCGATCGCCTGCTGGCAATCGGCGGGCCGAGCGTGCGTGCGCTGCAGCCGGGCGCACGCCTGGGACGTGCCGACACGGCGCTGATGGAAGTGCTGGAAGACCGCCCCGGGCCGGTGTCGCGCGCGCACGTGCACTTCGCTTCATTCCGCTCCTGCATTCCCAAGCTGCAGGACCTGCTGCCGCCGCCGCCGCCGGGCCACCGGCGGCCGCCGCGCGAACGCGACCCGGCGTTCATTCCGCCCAAATGCCGCGCAGTGGACGTGACCCTCAACGACGGCACGCTGCTGAAGCTGGCGCTGGACTCGCCGGCAGTGGCGCACAACGGCATCCTCGCCGTGGACCCGTGGTTCCTGACCCTGCTGGTGCTGGCGATCGCCGTGCTGGCCTACATCGTCGCGCGCATGGCCAGCGCGCCGCTGCAGGAACTGGCCGCAGCCGCCGAAGACCTGGGCGATGACCTGCAGCGCGACCCGTTGCCACTGCGCGGGCCGCGCGAAGTGCAGCGCGCCGCTGAAGCCTTCAACGCCATGCAGCACCGCCTGCAGCGGCACCTGGCCGAACGCACGCAGATGCTGGCGGCGATCACCCACGACCTGCAGACGCCGCTGACCCGGCTGCGCCTGCGCCTGGAGAATGTCAGCGACGAGGCCCTGCGTGAGCGCCTGATCGGCGACCTGGCGGCGATGCAGGCGCTGGTGCGCGAAGGCCTGGAACTTGCGCGCAGTGCCGAGAGCGCCGAGCAGCGCGCCGCACTCGACCTGGATTCGCTGCTGGAGAGCATCGTCGAGGACACCGCCGAAGGCGGCGCCGATGTGGTCTTCGAAGGTGGCAGTGGTTCGGTGCTGATGCTGCGTCCGCTGGCCATGCACCGCCTGTTCTCCAACCTGGTGGACAACGCGGTGATGTACGCGCAGCGGGCGCGGGTGCGGGTCGAGCGCAGCGGCGGTGCGATCACCGTAGTGGTGGCCGATGACGGTCCGGGCCTGGCCGAAGAGCAGCTGGAGGCGGTGTTCGATCCGTTCGTGCGGGTGGAAACCTCGCGTTCGCGCCAGACCGGCGGGGCCGGCCTGGGCCTGACCATCGCCCGCGCCCTCGCCGAGAAGGACGGGGCCCGGCTGTGGCTGCGCAACCGGGCCGAAGGTGGCCTGGAGGCCGTGGTGCAGTGGCCGGCCAGTGCGCAGGTGGTGGCGCCCGGCCGCGCCGGCTGA
- a CDS encoding ligand-binding sensor domain-containing diguanylate cyclase: MGGQGDERRWVERRASGFRRALRQGLLWLLLALALPLAAQEGAPPLRDYAIDVWTSRNGLPHNSLRDIAQTPEGHLWFATWEGLVRYNGLDFTVFDRSTRPGLRDNGIGALFVDRQGGLWISDSRGNVSHRGSDGQWRVWEHQADTPQVLIQSMQMDSQGRLWLLYEGKGIGYLTPDSGIVYQAPAADLPMAMSFTKLVVDAQDRVWVGTLDGLVLRDNDGVLKRAPAAWGLGAGSGLSWPYRAPDGALWIVAGERLYRVEDDQLVLVHRLPGQLHMTSMLQDRHGDLWLGTENQGLLRISSHGLERLPAGLNLPGGRVVSLREDAEGSIWVGANGGLYRLRETLFSSYTERDGLSGDYVRTVFEDRDRQLWVGSASGLDLQTADGRFRAMPLHNRGGKAPSVLSLAQGPDGDLWVGTFGDGVYRLGRDGRLRHNYAADDGMPGGNIRAISVDPQGVVWAGTQKGVVRIDGDRVQVSNVPGMPGGLITALEHDHQGNLWIGTIEGIRVLRGDHVQSIDLAPLGGGRSVFGFHQLGDAMWISSDRGLYRWRNGRLARVGLEQGMPVDAVFQLVPDRLGNVWISSNRGVLRTDMATLNAVADGRAPRVVVERYNEIDGMANAQANGSSGPSAILRQDGTFWVVTAGGLSTVDPQRLQRFRERPSPPAAIESVQVDGAPVHWEGPDRNHIPGGRRLAVSYVGLSYLMSDRIRYRTRLDGLDAGWVERGPQRSVEFVGLPPGDYTLHVAAAHPSGSWGQQEAVWSFTVEPFWWQRRSVQVLAGLLLLAGLVALYRLLLQQLKASNLRLARRVDEATFDLQAKTVHLQALNQEKTELAERLARQAEAFERQAREDALTGLANRRGFDETLARDFARSQRSGHPLCLVVLDIDHFKDVNDRHSHSIGDAVLVQVATLIAAASRDSDLPARTGGEEFALLLNDTRLEEAAQLCARLRGLFHDHPDWAGVAGLRVTFSAGLVELDADDRTPALLYQRADRALYRAKSDGRDRTSIG; encoded by the coding sequence ATGGGCGGGCAGGGGGACGAGAGGCGCTGGGTGGAGCGCCGCGCATCGGGATTCAGGCGGGCACTGCGGCAGGGCCTGTTGTGGCTGCTGCTGGCCCTCGCACTGCCGTTGGCTGCACAGGAAGGCGCGCCCCCGCTGCGCGACTACGCCATCGATGTATGGACCTCGCGAAACGGCCTGCCGCACAACTCGCTGCGCGATATCGCGCAGACACCGGAAGGCCATCTCTGGTTCGCCACCTGGGAAGGGCTGGTGCGCTACAACGGCCTGGATTTCACCGTGTTCGACCGCAGCACGCGCCCGGGCCTGCGCGACAACGGCATCGGCGCACTGTTCGTCGACCGCCAGGGCGGGCTGTGGATCAGCGATTCGCGCGGCAACGTCAGCCACCGTGGCAGTGATGGCCAATGGCGGGTCTGGGAGCACCAGGCCGATACGCCGCAGGTGCTGATCCAGTCCATGCAGATGGACAGCCAGGGGCGGCTGTGGCTGCTGTACGAAGGCAAAGGCATCGGCTACCTGACGCCGGACAGCGGCATCGTCTACCAGGCGCCGGCGGCGGACCTGCCGATGGCGATGAGCTTCACCAAGCTGGTGGTCGATGCGCAGGACCGGGTCTGGGTCGGCACGCTCGACGGGCTGGTGCTGCGCGACAACGACGGCGTGCTCAAGCGCGCGCCCGCCGCATGGGGGCTGGGCGCCGGCAGCGGCCTGTCGTGGCCGTACCGGGCACCGGACGGCGCGCTCTGGATCGTCGCCGGCGAGCGCCTGTACCGGGTGGAGGACGACCAGCTGGTGCTGGTGCACCGCCTGCCGGGCCAGCTGCACATGACCTCGATGCTGCAGGATCGTCATGGTGACCTGTGGCTGGGCACCGAGAACCAGGGCCTGCTGCGCATCTCCTCACATGGCCTGGAGCGGCTGCCAGCCGGCCTGAACCTGCCGGGTGGACGCGTGGTCAGCCTGCGCGAGGATGCCGAAGGCAGCATCTGGGTGGGTGCCAACGGTGGCCTGTACCGCCTGCGCGAAACACTGTTCAGCAGCTACACCGAGCGCGATGGGCTCAGTGGCGACTACGTGCGCACGGTGTTCGAAGATCGCGACCGCCAGCTGTGGGTCGGCAGTGCCAGTGGCCTTGACCTGCAGACTGCCGATGGCCGTTTCCGCGCGATGCCGCTGCACAACCGTGGCGGCAAGGCACCCTCGGTCCTCAGCCTGGCGCAGGGGCCGGACGGCGATCTATGGGTGGGAACGTTCGGCGACGGCGTTTACCGGCTGGGCCGCGACGGCCGCCTGCGCCACAACTATGCGGCGGACGACGGCATGCCGGGTGGCAACATCCGTGCGATCAGCGTTGATCCGCAGGGCGTTGTCTGGGCCGGTACGCAGAAGGGCGTGGTGCGCATCGACGGCGACCGGGTGCAGGTCTCGAACGTGCCGGGCATGCCCGGTGGCCTGATCACCGCGCTCGAGCATGACCACCAGGGCAACCTGTGGATCGGCACCATCGAAGGCATCCGCGTGCTGCGTGGCGACCACGTGCAGTCGATCGACCTGGCGCCGCTGGGCGGGGGCCGCAGTGTGTTCGGTTTCCACCAGCTGGGCGATGCGATGTGGATCAGCAGCGACCGCGGCCTGTACCGCTGGCGCAACGGCAGGCTGGCACGGGTCGGCCTGGAGCAGGGCATGCCGGTGGATGCCGTGTTCCAGCTGGTGCCGGACCGTCTCGGCAATGTGTGGATCAGCAGCAACCGCGGCGTGCTGCGCACCGACATGGCCACCCTCAATGCGGTGGCCGATGGCCGCGCGCCGCGGGTGGTGGTGGAGCGATACAACGAGATCGACGGCATGGCCAATGCGCAGGCCAACGGCAGCTCCGGCCCATCGGCGATCCTGCGCCAGGACGGCACGTTCTGGGTGGTCACTGCCGGTGGCCTCAGCACGGTCGACCCGCAGCGCCTGCAGCGCTTCCGCGAACGGCCATCGCCGCCGGCCGCGATCGAGAGCGTGCAGGTGGATGGCGCGCCGGTGCATTGGGAGGGACCGGATCGCAACCACATTCCCGGTGGCCGCCGGTTGGCGGTGAGCTACGTCGGCCTGAGCTACCTGATGTCCGACCGGATCCGCTACCGCACGCGGCTGGATGGGCTGGATGCCGGCTGGGTCGAGCGCGGCCCGCAGCGCAGTGTCGAGTTCGTCGGCCTGCCGCCGGGCGACTACACCCTGCATGTGGCGGCCGCCCACCCCAGTGGCAGCTGGGGCCAACAGGAGGCGGTGTGGAGCTTCACCGTGGAGCCGTTCTGGTGGCAGCGCCGCAGCGTGCAGGTGTTGGCCGGGCTGTTGCTGCTGGCCGGACTGGTAGCGTTGTACCGGCTGCTGCTGCAGCAGCTGAAGGCCAGCAACCTGCGCCTGGCACGGCGGGTGGACGAAGCAACCTTCGACCTGCAGGCCAAGACCGTGCACCTGCAGGCGCTGAACCAGGAAAAGACCGAACTGGCCGAGCGTCTGGCGCGCCAGGCCGAAGCCTTCGAGCGGCAGGCCCGCGAGGATGCCCTGACCGGCCTGGCCAACCGCCGCGGCTTCGACGAAACGCTTGCGCGTGATTTCGCCCGTTCGCAGCGCAGTGGTCATCCGCTGTGCCTGGTGGTGCTGGACATCGACCACTTCAAGGACGTCAACGACCGCCACAGCCACAGCATCGGCGATGCCGTGCTGGTGCAGGTGGCGACGTTGATCGCGGCGGCCAGCCGCGACTCCGACCTGCCGGCGCGCACCGGCGGCGAAGAGTTCGCGCTGCTGCTCAACGACACCCGCCTGGAGGAAGCCGCGCAGCTGTGCGCGCGCCTGCGTGGTCTATTCCATGACCATCCCGACTGGGCCGGCGTGGCGGGTCTGCGCGTGACCTTCAGCGCAGGCCTGGTCGAACTGGATGCCGACGACCGCACCCCGGCGCTGCTGTACCAGCGCGCAGACCGCGCGTTGTACCGCGCCAAGAGCGACGGCCGCGACCGTACGAGCATCGGTTGA